A genomic window from Aquabacterium sp. OR-4 includes:
- a CDS encoding CHRD domain-containing protein: MHPRATLAAAAAAAALFTAPAAWAHAVTYVGTLSNQGEPAPAEQSLGTGQVTLILNDDDFSMDLSVSFSNLTGQVSNSHLHCCTPTPGTGGAGVATPVPTFPGFPGTGSGVSGVKAGSYHQVFDMSLASSWNPAYITANGGSTAGAFAALATGLASGSAYLNIHTSFVPGGEIRAFLQAAPVPEPGSYALMLGGLALLGWAGRRRSA; the protein is encoded by the coding sequence ATGCACCCCCGCGCCACACTGGCCGCCGCGGCCGCCGCCGCCGCGCTGTTCACCGCCCCCGCCGCCTGGGCCCATGCCGTCACCTATGTGGGCACGCTCAGCAACCAGGGCGAGCCCGCGCCGGCCGAGCAATCGCTGGGCACCGGCCAGGTGACCCTGATCCTCAACGACGACGACTTCAGCATGGACCTGAGCGTCTCGTTCTCGAACCTGACCGGCCAGGTGAGCAACTCGCACCTGCACTGCTGCACGCCCACACCCGGCACCGGCGGCGCGGGCGTGGCCACACCGGTGCCCACCTTTCCGGGCTTTCCGGGCACCGGCAGCGGGGTGAGCGGGGTCAAGGCCGGCAGCTACCACCAGGTGTTCGACATGAGCCTGGCCAGCAGCTGGAACCCGGCCTACATCACCGCCAATGGCGGCAGCACCGCAGGCGCCTTCGCGGCGCTGGCTACCGGGCTGGCCTCGGGCTCGGCCTACCTGAACATCCACACCTCGTTCGTGCCGGGCGGCGAGATCCGCGCCTTCTTGCAGGCCGCGCCCGTGCCCGAGCCCGGCAGCTACGCGCTGATGCTCGGCGGCCTGGCGCTGCTGGGCTGGGCGGGCAGGCGCCGCAGCGCCTGA
- the hisA gene encoding 1-(5-phosphoribosyl)-5-[(5-phosphoribosylamino)methylideneamino]imidazole-4-carboxamide isomerase, which produces MLLIPAIDLKDGKCVRLQQGDMNVSTTFGEDPAAMARRWLDAGARRLHLVDLNGAFAGKPVNEPAIKAILREVGDAIPVQLGGGIRDLDTIERYLDDGISYIIIGTAAVKNPGFLQDACTAFGGHIIVGLDAKDGKVATDGWSKLTGHEVVDLAKKFEDYGVEGIIYTDIGRDGMLTGINIEATVKLAQALTIPVIASGGLSDIADIERLCAVEREGVEGVICGRSIYTGALDFTAAQKRADELLAG; this is translated from the coding sequence ATGCTGCTGATCCCCGCCATCGACCTGAAGGACGGCAAGTGCGTCCGCCTGCAACAAGGCGACATGAACGTGTCGACCACCTTCGGCGAGGATCCGGCGGCGATGGCCCGGCGCTGGCTGGATGCCGGTGCGCGCCGCCTGCACCTGGTCGACCTGAACGGCGCCTTCGCCGGCAAGCCGGTCAACGAGCCGGCGATCAAGGCCATCCTGCGCGAGGTGGGCGACGCGATCCCGGTGCAGCTGGGCGGCGGCATCCGCGATCTCGACACCATCGAGCGCTACCTGGATGACGGCATCAGCTACATCATCATCGGCACCGCGGCGGTCAAGAACCCCGGCTTCCTGCAGGATGCCTGCACGGCCTTCGGCGGCCACATTATCGTGGGCCTGGACGCCAAGGACGGCAAGGTGGCCACCGACGGCTGGAGCAAGCTCACCGGCCACGAGGTGGTGGATCTGGCCAAGAAGTTCGAGGACTACGGTGTCGAGGGCATCATCTACACCGACATCGGCCGCGACGGCATGCTCACCGGCATCAACATCGAGGCCACGGTCAAGCTGGCCCAGGCGCTCACCATCCCGGTCATCGCCTCGGGCGGGCTGAGCGACATCGCCGACATCGAGCGCCTGTGCGCGGTGGAGCGCGAAGGTGTCGAGGGCGTCATCTGCGGCCGCAGCATCTACACCGGCGCGCTCGACTTCACCGCGGCGCAAAAGCGCGCGGACGAGTTGCTGGCCGGTTGA
- the hisH gene encoding imidazole glycerol phosphate synthase subunit HisH gives MSKTVAVVDYGMGNLRSVSQAVMHVAADTGHTVVVTQNPDEVRAAERVVLPGQGAMRDCMRELHDSGLKQAVLEAAQAKPLLGVCVGMQMLLEHSEEQDTPGLGLIGGRVRRFRLEGRLQADGSRYKVPQMGWNQVHQQAHAWHGGGVHPIWQGVPDGAYFYFVHSFWADPSDARHSAGITEYGERFTSAVARDNIFATQFHPEKSADHGLALYRNFLHWRP, from the coding sequence ATGAGCAAGACGGTTGCGGTTGTCGATTACGGCATGGGCAACCTGCGCTCGGTGTCGCAGGCCGTGATGCATGTGGCGGCCGATACCGGCCACACCGTGGTCGTCACCCAGAACCCGGACGAGGTGCGTGCCGCCGAGCGTGTGGTGCTGCCGGGCCAGGGCGCCATGCGCGACTGCATGCGCGAGCTGCACGACTCGGGCCTGAAGCAGGCCGTGCTCGAGGCCGCCCAGGCCAAGCCGCTGCTGGGCGTGTGCGTGGGCATGCAGATGCTGCTGGAGCACAGCGAGGAGCAGGACACCCCGGGCCTGGGCCTGATCGGTGGCCGCGTGCGGCGCTTTCGGCTCGAGGGCCGGCTGCAGGCCGACGGCAGCCGCTACAAGGTGCCGCAGATGGGCTGGAACCAGGTCCACCAGCAGGCGCATGCCTGGCACGGCGGCGGCGTGCACCCGATCTGGCAGGGCGTGCCCGATGGCGCCTACTTCTACTTCGTGCACAGCTTCTGGGCCGATCCGTCGGACGCACGCCACAGCGCCGGCATCACCGAATACGGCGAGCGCTTTACCAGCGCGGTGGCGCGGGATAACATTTTTGCCACCCAGTTCCACCCCGAGAAGAGTGCCGACCACGGTCTCGCGCTGTATCGCAACTTCCTGCACTGGCGGCCCTGA
- the hisB gene encoding imidazoleglycerol-phosphate dehydratase HisB, with the protein MPVNPAKDATTMDRIAEVTRSTNETQIRVRVNLDGSGQARLATGIGFFDHMLDQIARHGLIDLEVSCEGDLHIDGHHTVEDVGITLGQAVAQAVGDKKGLTRYGHSYVPLDEALSRVVVDFSGRPGLHQHIPFTAGMIGQLDTQLVFEFFQGFVNHALVSLHIDNLKGINAHHQCETVFKAFGRALRMALTLDARSAGVIPSTKGSL; encoded by the coding sequence ATGCCTGTGAACCCCGCCAAAGACGCCACCACCATGGATCGCATTGCAGAAGTCACCCGCAGCACCAACGAGACCCAGATCCGCGTGCGCGTCAACCTCGACGGCAGCGGCCAGGCCCGGCTGGCCACCGGCATCGGCTTTTTCGACCACATGCTGGACCAGATCGCCCGCCACGGCCTGATCGACCTCGAGGTGAGCTGCGAGGGCGACCTGCACATCGACGGCCACCACACGGTGGAAGACGTGGGCATCACCCTCGGCCAGGCAGTGGCCCAGGCCGTGGGCGACAAGAAGGGCCTCACCCGCTACGGCCACAGCTACGTGCCGCTGGACGAAGCCCTGTCGCGCGTGGTGGTCGATTTTTCGGGCCGCCCCGGCCTGCACCAGCACATCCCGTTCACCGCCGGCATGATCGGCCAGCTCGACACCCAGCTGGTGTTCGAGTTCTTCCAGGGCTTCGTGAACCATGCGCTGGTGTCGCTGCACATCGACAACCTCAAGGGCATCAACGCCCACCACCAGTGCGAGACGGTGTTCAAGGCCTTCGGCCGCGCGCTGCGCATGGCGCTGACGCTCGATGCACGCTCGGCCGGCGTGATCCCGTCAACCAAAGGAAGCCTGTGA
- the hisC gene encoding histidinol-phosphate transaminase: protein MSDSSDSLAAILQRVIRQDIQGLHAYAVQPSAGLVKLDTMENPHRLPEALQRELGERLGRVAINRYPAERGDDLKAALAAHAQMPEGCGLVMGNGSDELITLLSMACAKPGAVILSPLPSFVMYGLSAQLQGIGFVGVPLSADFELDEPAMLAAIARHKPALLYLSYPNNPTANLWDDAAIERCIEAMAAVQGLVVMDEAYQPFAARDSMSRLRRHPHVLVMRTMSKFGLAGVRIGYLIGRTALTDQIDKLRPPFNISVLNAEAGLFALEHVDDYARQATAIREQRQRLYAALQALPGVHPWPSEANMVLARFPDAAKTFAALKARGILIKNVSALHPLLANCLRLTVGTADETGQLIAALAECL, encoded by the coding sequence ATGAGCGATTCCAGCGATTCCCTTGCCGCCATCCTGCAACGCGTGATCCGCCAGGACATCCAGGGCCTGCACGCCTATGCCGTGCAGCCGAGCGCCGGCCTGGTCAAGCTCGACACGATGGAGAACCCGCACCGCCTGCCCGAGGCGCTGCAGCGCGAGCTGGGCGAGCGCCTGGGCCGCGTGGCCATCAACCGCTACCCGGCCGAGCGCGGCGACGACCTGAAGGCCGCACTGGCGGCCCATGCGCAGATGCCCGAGGGTTGCGGCCTGGTGATGGGCAATGGCTCCGACGAGCTGATCACCCTGCTGAGCATGGCCTGCGCCAAGCCGGGCGCGGTGATCCTGTCGCCGCTGCCCAGCTTCGTGATGTACGGGCTGTCGGCGCAGCTGCAGGGCATCGGCTTTGTCGGCGTGCCGCTGAGCGCCGATTTCGAGCTCGACGAGCCGGCCATGCTGGCGGCGATTGCCCGGCACAAGCCGGCCCTGCTGTACCTCTCGTACCCCAACAACCCCACGGCCAACCTGTGGGACGACGCGGCCATCGAGCGCTGCATCGAGGCCATGGCCGCGGTGCAGGGCCTGGTGGTGATGGACGAGGCCTACCAGCCCTTTGCCGCGCGCGACTCGATGAGCCGCCTGCGCCGCCACCCGCATGTGCTGGTGATGCGCACGATGAGCAAGTTCGGCCTGGCCGGCGTGCGCATCGGCTACCTGATCGGCCGCACGGCCCTCACCGACCAGATCGACAAGCTGCGCCCGCCCTTCAACATCAGCGTGCTCAATGCCGAGGCCGGCCTGTTCGCGCTGGAACATGTGGACGACTATGCGCGCCAGGCCACCGCCATCCGCGAGCAGCGCCAGCGCCTCTACGCCGCACTGCAGGCCCTGCCCGGTGTGCACCCCTGGCCCAGCGAGGCCAACATGGTGCTGGCACGCTTTCCTGATGCCGCCAAGACCTTCGCGGCCTTGAAGGCGCGCGGCATCCTGATCAAGAACGTCAGCGCGCTGCACCCGCTGCTGGCCAACTGCCTGCGCCTGACCGTGGGCACCGCCGATGAAACCGGGCAGCTGATCGCCGCGCTGGCCGAATGCCTGTGA
- a CDS encoding PIN domain-containing protein, whose translation MTVLAFIDTHVLVYAADDHDIGKRDAARAWLAACWQRRCGRLSTQVLNEYYTVIRRKFPTPVAAGDARAEIRRLQAWQPWQIDHHTLEAAWAVEARHRFHYWDALMVASAQQQGCTVLLTEDLQHDQRIDTLRIVNPFQADVSLLDETS comes from the coding sequence ATGACGGTGCTGGCGTTCATCGACACCCATGTGCTGGTGTACGCGGCCGATGACCACGACATCGGCAAGCGCGACGCGGCGCGAGCCTGGCTGGCGGCGTGCTGGCAGCGTCGCTGCGGCCGGCTGAGTACCCAGGTGCTCAATGAGTACTACACCGTCATCCGCCGCAAGTTCCCGACGCCCGTGGCGGCGGGTGATGCGCGCGCCGAGATCCGGCGCCTGCAGGCCTGGCAGCCCTGGCAGATCGACCACCACACCCTGGAAGCGGCCTGGGCGGTGGAGGCGCGCCACCGATTCCACTACTGGGATGCGTTGATGGTGGCCTCGGCCCAGCAGCAAGGCTGCACCGTGCTGCTCACCGAAGACCTGCAGCACGACCAGCGCATCGACACGCTGCGCATCGTCAACCCCTTCCAGGCCGACGTCAGCCTGCTCGACGAGACCTCATGA
- a CDS encoding CopG family transcriptional regulator, which produces MKNVTVTMEDSVADWARMEAARRNTSVSRLIGEMLAEKMRHDDAYERAMREALEFKSIGKSDGRYPSREAINDRSLDRQSP; this is translated from the coding sequence ATGAAGAACGTCACGGTCACGATGGAAGACAGCGTTGCCGACTGGGCGCGCATGGAGGCGGCGCGCCGCAACACCAGCGTGTCGCGCCTGATCGGCGAGATGCTGGCCGAGAAGATGCGGCACGACGACGCCTACGAGCGCGCCATGCGCGAGGCGCTGGAGTTCAAGAGCATCGGCAAGTCCGATGGGCGCTATCCCTCCCGCGAGGCGATCAACGACCGTTCGCTGGATCGCCAGTCGCCATGA
- the hisD gene encoding histidinol dehydrogenase codes for MTAVAIRQLSTTQPDFEAAFQQVLHWSAETDDAIEARVADILAEVRRHGDAAVLRYTALFDHLQADSVAALELTRDELKAAFDAITPAQRAALESAAHRVRSYHERQKQACGLSWQYRDEDGTLLGQKVMPLDRVGIYVPGGKAAYPSSVLMNAIPAHVAGVGEIIMVVPTPARRDGVSGQARGEKNPLVLAAAHVAGVSRAFTVGGAQAVAALAYGTATIPRVDKITGPGNAYVAAAKRRVFGQVGIDMIAGPSEILVLADGSTPPDWVAMDLFSQAEHDELAQSILLSPDAGYIAQVKAAIERLIDGMPRQDVIRASLAGRGALIHTANMEEACAISNRIAPEHLEVSSREPQRWEPLLRHAGAIFLGAFTSESLGDYCAGPNHVLPTSGTARFSSPLGVYDFQKRSSLIEVSEAGAQVLGPIAAELAYGEGLQAHARAAELRLKR; via the coding sequence ATGACCGCCGTCGCCATCCGCCAGCTCAGCACCACGCAACCCGATTTCGAGGCGGCCTTCCAGCAGGTGCTGCACTGGTCGGCCGAGACCGACGACGCGATCGAGGCCCGTGTGGCCGACATCCTGGCCGAGGTGCGCCGCCATGGCGACGCCGCAGTGCTGCGCTACACCGCGCTGTTCGACCACCTGCAGGCCGACAGCGTGGCCGCCCTGGAACTCACGCGCGACGAGTTGAAGGCGGCGTTTGACGCCATCACGCCGGCCCAGCGCGCGGCGCTCGAATCGGCCGCGCACCGTGTGCGCAGCTACCACGAGCGCCAGAAGCAGGCCTGCGGCCTGAGCTGGCAGTACCGCGACGAAGACGGCACGCTGCTGGGCCAGAAGGTCATGCCGCTCGACCGCGTGGGCATCTACGTGCCGGGCGGCAAGGCCGCCTACCCGAGCAGCGTGCTGATGAACGCCATCCCCGCCCATGTGGCCGGTGTGGGCGAGATCATCATGGTGGTGCCCACGCCGGCCCGCAGGGATGGCGTTTCAGGTCAAGCGCGTGGCGAGAAGAACCCGCTGGTGCTGGCCGCCGCCCACGTGGCCGGCGTCAGCCGCGCCTTCACCGTGGGCGGTGCGCAGGCCGTGGCGGCACTGGCCTACGGCACCGCCACCATCCCGCGGGTGGACAAGATCACCGGCCCCGGCAATGCCTACGTGGCCGCCGCCAAGCGCCGCGTGTTCGGCCAGGTGGGCATCGACATGATTGCCGGGCCCAGCGAGATCCTGGTGCTGGCCGACGGCAGCACGCCGCCCGACTGGGTGGCGATGGACCTGTTCAGCCAGGCCGAGCACGACGAGCTGGCGCAGAGCATTCTGCTGAGCCCCGATGCCGGCTACATCGCCCAGGTCAAGGCGGCGATCGAGCGCCTGATCGACGGCATGCCGCGCCAGGATGTGATCCGCGCCAGCCTGGCAGGCCGCGGTGCGCTGATCCACACCGCCAACATGGAAGAGGCCTGCGCCATCAGCAACCGCATCGCGCCCGAGCACCTGGAGGTGAGCAGCCGCGAGCCGCAGCGCTGGGAGCCGCTGCTGCGGCACGCCGGCGCCATCTTCCTGGGCGCCTTCACCAGCGAGAGCCTGGGCGACTACTGCGCCGGCCCCAACCATGTGCTGCCCACCAGCGGCACCGCACGCTTCAGCTCGCCGCTGGGTGTGTACGACTTCCAAAAGCGCAGCAGCCTGATCGAGGTGAGCGAGGCCGGCGCCCAGGTGCTGGGCCCGATCGCCGCCGAGCTGGCCTATGGCGAGGGCCTGCAGGCGCACGCCCGGGCGGCCGAGCTGCGGCTCAAGCGCTGA
- the hisG gene encoding ATP phosphoribosyltransferase yields MLTLALSKGRIFEETLPLLAAAGITVSEDPEKSRKLILPTSHDGVRVVLVRATDVPTYVEHGGADIGVAGLDVLLEHGGAGLYQPLDLKIAQCRMSVATRDDFDYASAVKQGSRIRVATKYTAIARQHFADKGVHVDLIKLYGSMELAPLTGLADAIVDLVSTGSTLKANHLVEVERILDVSSRLVVNQAALKLQREPIRRLIDAVAQAIAARQS; encoded by the coding sequence ATGCTGACCCTCGCCCTGTCCAAGGGCCGCATCTTCGAGGAAACGCTGCCGCTGCTGGCCGCCGCCGGCATCACGGTGAGCGAGGACCCCGAGAAGAGCCGCAAGCTGATCCTGCCCACCAGCCACGATGGCGTGCGCGTGGTGCTGGTGCGGGCCACCGATGTGCCCACCTATGTGGAGCATGGCGGCGCCGACATCGGCGTGGCCGGCCTGGATGTGCTGCTGGAGCACGGCGGCGCCGGCCTGTACCAGCCGCTCGACCTGAAGATCGCCCAGTGCCGCATGAGCGTGGCCACGCGCGATGATTTCGACTACGCCAGCGCGGTGAAGCAGGGCTCGCGCATCCGCGTGGCCACCAAGTACACCGCCATCGCGCGCCAGCACTTCGCCGACAAGGGCGTGCACGTCGACCTGATCAAGCTCTACGGCTCGATGGAGCTGGCGCCACTGACCGGCCTGGCCGATGCCATCGTCGATCTGGTGTCCACCGGTTCCACGCTCAAGGCCAATCACCTGGTCGAGGTCGAGCGCATCCTGGATGTGAGCTCGCGCCTGGTGGTCAACCAGGCGGCGCTGAAGCTGCAGCGCGAGCCGATCCGCCGCCTGATCGATGCCGTTGCGCAGGCCATTGCCGCGCGCCAATCCTGA
- a CDS encoding BolA family protein has protein sequence MADPTVDQVRSYIAAGLPCEHLVVEGDGQHFFATIVSAEFDGLPRIRRHQRVYAALGDRMRAEIHALSMKTLTPAEWAAAPAADAPHHSH, from the coding sequence ATGGCTGATCCCACCGTTGACCAAGTTCGCAGCTACATCGCTGCAGGCCTGCCCTGTGAGCACCTCGTGGTCGAGGGTGACGGGCAGCATTTTTTCGCCACCATCGTGTCGGCCGAGTTCGACGGCCTGCCGCGAATCCGCCGCCACCAGCGGGTGTATGCGGCCCTGGGCGATAGAATGCGGGCCGAAATCCACGCGCTGTCGATGAAGACGCTCACCCCCGCCGAATGGGCAGCCGCACCGGCGGCCGACGCCCCGCACCACTCCCACTGA
- a CDS encoding ABC transporter permease, protein MSARLEGAGTLFYKEILRFWKVAFQTVGAPVLTAILYLLVFGHVLEGRAQVFGEVSYTAFLIPGLVMMSVLQNAFANSSSSLIQSKITGNLVFLLVSPLSHWAWYAAYVGASVVRGLMVGFGVFIVTVWFSPPPFAEPLWILVFAALGAGLMGSLGLIAGLWAEKFDQMAAFQNFIVMPMTFLSGVFYSVHSLPAFWQAASHLNPFFYMIDGFRRGFFGTSDASPWLSLAVVGTAFIAVAALTLHLLRIGYRIRP, encoded by the coding sequence ATGAGCGCCCGTCTCGAGGGCGCTGGCACGCTGTTCTACAAAGAGATTCTGCGCTTCTGGAAGGTGGCCTTCCAGACCGTGGGCGCGCCGGTGCTCACGGCCATCCTGTACCTGCTGGTCTTCGGCCATGTGCTCGAGGGCCGGGCGCAGGTGTTCGGCGAGGTCAGCTACACCGCCTTCCTGATCCCCGGGCTGGTGATGATGAGCGTGCTGCAGAACGCCTTTGCCAACAGCTCGTCCAGCCTGATCCAGAGCAAGATCACCGGCAACCTGGTGTTCCTGCTGGTCTCGCCGCTGTCGCACTGGGCCTGGTATGCGGCCTATGTGGGGGCCAGCGTGGTGCGCGGCCTGATGGTGGGCTTCGGCGTGTTCATCGTCACCGTGTGGTTCTCGCCGCCGCCCTTTGCCGAGCCGCTGTGGATCCTGGTGTTTGCGGCACTCGGTGCCGGGCTGATGGGCTCGCTGGGCCTGATTGCCGGGCTGTGGGCCGAGAAGTTCGACCAGATGGCGGCGTTCCAGAACTTCATCGTGATGCCCATGACCTTTCTGTCGGGCGTGTTCTATTCGGTGCATTCGCTGCCCGCGTTCTGGCAGGCGGCCAGCCACCTGAACCCGTTCTTCTACATGATCGACGGTTTCCGGCGCGGCTTCTTCGGCACCAGCGACGCCTCGCCCTGGCTCAGTCTGGCCGTGGTGGGCACGGCCTTCATTGCCGTGGCGGCGCTCACGCTGCATCTGCTGCGCATCGGCTACCGCATCCGGCCCTGA
- a CDS encoding ABC transporter ATP-binding protein: protein MPAVSFQQVGKTYNGARGSFRALDGVSFDIGEGEFFGLLGPNGAGKTTLISVLAGLTRATEGRVTVMGHDVQADAAAARKALGIVPQELVFDPFFSVRETLRIQSGYFGVKGNDAWIDELLSELGLADKAHANMRQLSGGMKRRVLVAQALVHKPPVIVLDEPTAGVDVELRQTLWAFIGRLNKQGHTVLLTTHYLEEAEALCHRIGMLKQGRLVALERTATLLAATHSTMLRFKTDQALPPELAALARTTGRIVQLRARDAAEVERFLATLRGAGVGVEDLEIGRADLEDVFVQIMQGRSPVAAPVQAVGAVA, encoded by the coding sequence ATGCCAGCGGTCAGCTTTCAACAGGTTGGAAAAACCTACAACGGGGCGCGCGGCAGCTTTCGCGCGCTGGATGGTGTCAGCTTCGACATCGGCGAGGGCGAGTTCTTCGGCCTGCTGGGGCCCAACGGCGCCGGCAAGACCACGCTGATCTCGGTGCTGGCGGGCCTGACCCGCGCCACCGAGGGCCGGGTCACCGTGATGGGCCACGATGTGCAGGCCGACGCGGCCGCCGCGCGCAAGGCGCTGGGCATCGTGCCGCAGGAGCTGGTGTTCGACCCCTTCTTCAGCGTGCGCGAGACCCTGCGCATCCAGAGCGGCTACTTCGGCGTGAAGGGCAACGATGCCTGGATCGACGAGCTGCTGTCCGAGCTGGGCCTGGCCGACAAGGCCCACGCCAACATGCGCCAGCTGTCGGGCGGCATGAAGCGGCGCGTGCTGGTGGCCCAGGCCCTGGTGCACAAGCCGCCGGTGATCGTGCTCGATGAACCCACTGCGGGAGTGGATGTGGAGCTGCGCCAGACGCTGTGGGCCTTCATCGGCCGGCTCAACAAGCAGGGCCACACGGTGCTGCTGACCACGCACTACCTCGAGGAGGCCGAGGCCCTGTGCCACCGCATCGGCATGCTCAAGCAGGGCCGGCTGGTCGCGCTGGAGCGCACGGCCACGCTGCTGGCCGCCACGCACAGCACCATGCTGCGCTTCAAGACCGACCAGGCCCTGCCGCCCGAGCTGGCGGCGCTGGCGCGCACCACGGGGCGCATCGTGCAGCTGCGCGCGCGCGATGCGGCCGAGGTCGAGCGCTTTCTGGCCACGCTGCGCGGTGCGGGTGTGGGCGTCGAGGATCTGGAGATCGGCCGCGCCGATCTGGAGGACGTGTTCGTGCAAATCATGCAGGGCCGCTCGCCGGTGGCCGCACCGGTGCAGGCCGTGGGGGCGGTGGCATGA
- a CDS encoding TetR/AcrR family transcriptional regulator — protein MQSQAKKPRRTAERILEVTLELFNRFGEPNVSTTLISAELGISPGNLYYHYPAKDELINALFDRYERGLNDLLGAADNVRNVEDAWLFFHMLFELIWQYRFLYRDLNDLLSKNRRLETHFQFVLKNKSRAVQIVLDGLARGQTMRIDRREAEPVATSMVVVLTYWLSYEYVRDPRKALEPDSAAAALSRGAYHVLSLLMPYLEPAAREHLFQIAGAYQKPDSAPA, from the coding sequence ATGCAATCCCAAGCCAAGAAGCCCCGCCGCACCGCCGAGCGCATCCTCGAAGTCACGCTCGAGCTGTTCAACCGCTTCGGCGAGCCCAATGTCAGCACCACGCTGATCTCGGCCGAGCTGGGCATCAGCCCTGGCAACCTGTACTACCACTACCCGGCCAAGGACGAGCTGATCAACGCCCTGTTCGACCGCTACGAGCGCGGCCTGAACGACCTGCTGGGCGCGGCCGACAACGTGCGCAATGTCGAGGACGCCTGGCTGTTCTTCCACATGCTGTTCGAGCTGATCTGGCAGTACCGCTTCCTGTACCGCGACCTGAACGACCTGCTCAGCAAGAACCGCCGGCTCGAGACGCACTTCCAGTTCGTGCTGAAGAACAAGTCGCGCGCGGTGCAGATCGTGCTGGACGGCCTGGCGCGCGGCCAGACCATGCGCATCGACCGCCGCGAGGCCGAGCCGGTGGCCACCAGCATGGTGGTGGTGCTGACCTACTGGCTGAGCTACGAGTACGTGCGCGATCCGCGCAAGGCACTCGAACCCGACAGCGCCGCGGCCGCCCTGTCGCGCGGTGCCTACCATGTGCTGAGCCTGCTGATGCCCTACCTCGAGCCCGCCGCGCGCGAGCACCTGTTCCAGATCGCCGGCGCCTACCAGAAGCCCGATTCGGCGCCAGCCTGA
- the proB gene encoding glutamate 5-kinase, giving the protein MSELLQGARRIVVKVGSSLVTNEGRGIDAEAVGNWCRQLAALAAQGREVVMVSSGAIAEGMKRLGWKTRPTELHELQAAAAVGQMGLAQMYETQLSKHGMGSAQVLLTHADLADRERYLNARSTLLTLLQLQVIPVINENDTVVTDEIKFGDNDTLGALVANLVEADALVILTDQRGLYSADPRKNPDARFIDEARAGDPELERMAGGAGSGIGTGGMITKILAAKRAAGSGASTVIAWGREPDALLRLAAGEPIGTLLVAGTAKLAARKQWMADHLQLRGAVVVDDGAVAKLRDEGKSLLPIGVTAVEGDFRRGDVIAVRTPGGQVIARGLANYAATEARLIARKPSSQIVGLLGFVNEPELIHRDNLVLV; this is encoded by the coding sequence ATGTCCGAGCTGTTGCAGGGCGCGCGGCGCATCGTCGTCAAGGTGGGCTCCAGCCTGGTCACCAATGAGGGCCGCGGCATCGACGCCGAGGCCGTGGGCAACTGGTGCCGCCAGCTCGCCGCGCTGGCCGCCCAGGGCCGCGAGGTGGTGATGGTGAGCAGCGGCGCCATCGCCGAAGGCATGAAGCGCCTGGGCTGGAAGACCCGCCCGACCGAGCTGCACGAGCTGCAGGCCGCCGCCGCCGTGGGCCAGATGGGCCTGGCGCAGATGTACGAGACCCAGTTGTCCAAGCACGGCATGGGCAGCGCCCAGGTGCTACTGACCCATGCCGACCTGGCCGACCGCGAGCGCTACCTGAACGCCCGCTCGACCCTGCTGACCCTGCTGCAGCTGCAGGTGATTCCGGTGATCAACGAGAACGACACCGTGGTCACCGACGAGATCAAGTTCGGCGACAACGACACCCTCGGCGCGCTGGTGGCCAACCTGGTGGAAGCCGACGCGCTGGTGATCCTGACCGATCAGCGCGGCCTGTATTCGGCCGATCCGCGCAAGAACCCCGATGCGCGCTTCATCGACGAGGCGCGTGCCGGTGACCCCGAGCTCGAGCGCATGGCCGGTGGCGCCGGCTCGGGCATCGGCACCGGCGGCATGATCACCAAGATCCTGGCCGCCAAGCGCGCCGCGGGCTCGGGCGCCAGCACCGTGATCGCCTGGGGCCGCGAGCCCGATGCGCTGCTGCGCCTGGCGGCGGGCGAGCCCATCGGCACGCTGCTGGTGGCCGGCACCGCCAAGCTGGCGGCGCGCAAGCAGTGGATGGCCGACCACCTGCAGCTGCGTGGCGCGGTGGTGGTGGACGACGGCGCCGTGGCCAAGCTGCGCGACGAGGGCAAGAGCCTGCTGCCGATCGGCGTCACGGCGGTCGAGGGCGACTTCCGGCGCGGTGACGTGATCGCGGTGCGCACGCCCGGCGGCCAGGTGATCGCACGCGGCCTGGCGAACTACGCGGCGACCGAGGCGCGGCTGATCGCCCGCAAGCCCTCATCGCAGATCGTGGGCCTGCTGGGCTTTGTCAACGAGCCCGAGCTGATCCACCGCGACAACCTCGTGCTGGTGTAA